One window of the Haloarcula halobia genome contains the following:
- a CDS encoding DUF1059 domain-containing protein yields MAHQYCEFQVRSEDQDEVIELVRTHAQDMHDESSSADQVRDGIQSV; encoded by the coding sequence ATGGCACACCAATACTGCGAGTTCCAGGTTCGGTCCGAAGACCAGGACGAAGTCATCGAACTGGTGCGAACACACGCCCAGGACATGCACGACGAGTCGTCCAGCGCCGACCAGGTCCGCGACGGCATCCAGTCGGTCTGA
- a CDS encoding DUF7553 family protein, whose amino-acid sequence MTREELATASDLLESAAQDTASEDARERLSNLADQLDRLSTGDRGPDHGRLARIQSALADLEDGDGADVAATLEDADDQLNAYRSDLEGV is encoded by the coding sequence ATGACACGTGAGGAACTCGCGACAGCGAGCGACCTGCTCGAATCGGCAGCCCAGGACACCGCAAGCGAGGACGCCCGCGAGCGCCTGTCGAACCTGGCCGACCAGCTCGACCGCCTGTCGACGGGCGACCGGGGGCCCGACCACGGCCGTCTCGCGCGCATCCAGTCGGCGCTGGCGGACCTCGAAGACGGCGACGGCGCCGACGTCGCGGCGACGCTCGAGGACGCCGACGACCAGCTCAACGCCTACCGGTCCGACCTCGAGGGCGTCTGA